Proteins co-encoded in one Deltaproteobacteria bacterium genomic window:
- a CDS encoding phosphatase PAP2 family protein, whose translation MIERLQKHLLFIGVTALYVPGYMGVNWISSRRSDLHQMVLPFEREIPFIPEFIWAYLLIYVFVTLPYLLVDDLVFFRKVVKAFLICIVVHFAFFLIYPVEYVLRPAVDYEWGGIYKLITFYYWVDLPYNCFPSMHISNAFMVAYMLREYRPVLGKILFPGAVLVAISVVLVKQHYIADVVSGYVVGWGIYWLVFKAARFTNERGRLRS comes from the coding sequence GTGATCGAGAGGTTACAAAAACATCTCCTGTTTATCGGTGTGACGGCCCTCTATGTTCCGGGGTACATGGGGGTCAACTGGATCTCGTCGAGGCGCTCGGACCTTCATCAAATGGTTCTTCCGTTTGAGAGGGAGATCCCTTTTATTCCGGAATTTATCTGGGCCTATCTCCTCATTTATGTCTTTGTGACACTTCCGTATCTCCTCGTCGATGACCTGGTTTTTTTCAGGAAGGTGGTGAAGGCGTTTTTGATCTGCATCGTCGTCCACTTCGCTTTTTTTCTGATCTACCCGGTCGAGTATGTTCTGCGTCCTGCGGTTGATTACGAGTGGGGTGGTATCTATAAGTTGATTACCTTTTATTACTGGGTCGATCTTCCCTACAACTGTTTCCCCTCGATGCATATTTCGAACGCCTTCATGGTTGCCTACATGCTTCGCGAATACCGCCCCGTCCTGGGAAAGATCCTGTTCCCGGGTGCTGTTCTTGTGGCAATCTCCGTTGTGCTCGTGAAACAACATTATATTGCCGATGTGGTGAGTGGCTATGTTGTCGGTTGGGGGATTTACTGGTTGGTTTTTAAGGCGGCCCGTTTCACAAATGAAAGGGGTCGGTTACGGTCTTAA
- the amrA gene encoding AmmeMemoRadiSam system protein A: MSLQPQEKVALLKLARAALQSFLSTGSFFPREIPGSVFREKRGAFVTLETEQGHLRGCIGHLEADRPLDQVVQEMALQAAISDPRFPAVTSDELPHLKIEISVLSPFRQISDLSEIVVGEHGLLVVEGSRRGLLLPQVAVREGWNAETFLSHTCRKAGLPESASQSPDLKIYVFSAEIFSEEGEGILSR, from the coding sequence ATGTCTCTTCAGCCTCAAGAAAAGGTCGCTCTTCTTAAGCTGGCACGAGCTGCGCTTCAATCCTTTCTCTCCACGGGAAGTTTTTTCCCTCGTGAGATTCCGGGATCGGTCTTTCGTGAGAAGAGGGGGGCGTTTGTCACTTTGGAGACGGAGCAGGGTCATCTCCGGGGATGTATCGGTCATCTCGAGGCTGATCGACCGCTTGATCAAGTGGTTCAGGAGATGGCGCTCCAGGCGGCCATTTCCGATCCCCGATTTCCTGCCGTGACATCCGATGAACTGCCGCATCTTAAAATTGAGATCTCCGTGCTCTCCCCTTTTCGTCAGATTTCGGACTTGTCAGAGATTGTGGTAGGGGAGCATGGTCTACTTGTTGTGGAAGGTTCGCGGCGCGGCCTTCTGCTCCCGCAGGTCGCTGTTCGTGAGGGGTGGAATGCCGAGACGTTTTTGTCTCATACCTGCCGGAAGGCCGGTCTTCCGGAGTCGGCCTCACAATCACCCGACTTGAAGATTTACGTTTTTTCGGCGGAGATTTTTAGTGAAGAGGGAGAAGGGATTTTAAGCCGGTGA
- the coaBC gene encoding bifunctional phosphopantothenoylcysteine decarboxylase/phosphopantothenate--cysteine ligase CoaBC, giving the protein MGLNGKRIVLGVTGGIAAYKVCDLVRRLVEQEAEVHVMMTRAAQQFVTPLTFQALSGRPVHTELFSLTEEQEIGHIALANLADLLLIAPATADLLAKAAHGICDDIVTTVLCATKAPVLLVPSMNVNMWNHPVTQENVTKLKKIGYQILDPSEGPLACGTEGKGRLPEPEMILHACEKIILPARGKVRSI; this is encoded by the coding sequence ATGGGACTGAACGGCAAGAGAATTGTTCTCGGGGTCACGGGTGGCATCGCCGCCTACAAGGTTTGTGATCTCGTCCGCCGTCTTGTCGAACAGGAGGCGGAGGTCCATGTCATGATGACACGGGCGGCCCAGCAGTTTGTTACACCGCTCACATTTCAGGCACTCTCCGGCCGTCCGGTTCATACGGAACTGTTCAGCCTCACCGAGGAACAGGAGATCGGGCATATCGCGCTGGCAAATCTGGCGGATCTGCTTCTCATTGCACCCGCAACGGCTGATCTCCTTGCCAAGGCAGCCCATGGAATCTGTGATGACATTGTTACAACGGTCTTGTGTGCGACCAAGGCCCCCGTTCTCCTCGTCCCCTCCATGAACGTAAACATGTGGAATCATCCTGTCACGCAGGAGAATGTCACCAAGCTGAAAAAGATCGGTTACCAGATACTTGATCCGTCAGAAGGTCCCCTCGCCTGTGGCACTGAAGGGAAGGGACGCCTTCCCGAACCGGAGATGATCCTGCACGCCTGCGAAAAGATCATTCTCCCGGCAAGGGGCAAGGTCCGATCAATCTGA